AGACTAAAGCACCACCCGCAGCAGAAGCTCCGTCAGTCACTTCTCTCAAAAAGACGTCTTAAATttgcaagaagaaaggaaaacacgTCAGAATCTATGGATTAATGACAAGACTCGGAGAAATAGTCCAAAGAAGAACTCGGAAGAACTACTGGGAGAAATCGTTCCAAAGCAAAGggccgcagcttctctgggacgctcctggtgctccaaggcagctgggctgccctggctgcccaggACGCTGCGCACCACGGGCCCCGCAGAGCTGcgcagcagggaggcagcttCGGGCACCTCAGCCCCTGGGCAGGAGCGGCCTCCTTGCTCTGCACGGCTGCCTGTGGGCAAACGCAGCGTGCCGGCCTTCTGCTCTtggccccagcccggcctggcagGGCTAATCCCATTCCCTGTCTGCACTGTGCTAAAGAGGGACTTgttcctttccagccctccaGGGCATTCATTTGCACCACAAAACACTGAAGGACTGAGGCCTCAACAACAGGCCCTGAGCCAAAGTTGCCCTCTAGATGACCCTTCTGACCAAATGTTCTACGGGTCTGCTCCTTAACCAGGCGTTACCATCAGTGGGATCTGTGCATCCCTTCATTGGTGGAACGTGTCTTTACCTTTCAGTATTTAGAATCCGGACAAGACCACGAGTGGCCCTGTTTGGGGTGTAGGATCCAAGACAACTCCCTCGGTTCCTCCTTCGGCCATGGCTGCGCtttggaaggaaacaaagagtAGAATGAAATCAGATGTCCCTGCAATAGAAGTTCTGTCAGATTGGTTGTTCAGCACTAGCAAAGCCAGGCTACTGGTGCCTAGGCAACAAGATAATGCTTGAGCTCTGCAAAAAGCTGTAGCTATGCAGAAAGAAGTAGTTCCTTTGTAACAGGGTATGTGAAGGAAGCCCTTTCTAGAAATCAGCACATTTAGCAGAACAGGCTAACTGCAAAAGCTAACCACTGGCTAGCTGTTTGAGCCGGCAACCTTAGAGAGCATGTGCAGGAAGCAGGGATGAAAAGTTCAGGGAGACTTAGGAGCCTTCATCAGGAACGACCACCAGGAGGCTGACCACCACCTCGTGCAGAGACTGTGCATGTGCTGCAAGGGCTGACATAATCACGCGATTAGAAAACATGTTGCAACATGAAGGTTAGGAAAGTATAATGTgcatattaaggaaaaaaagtataaaatctAGTAGTGTGCGAAGAATGGAGTGAGTTTGTGGTGGAGTTACTCCCCTCACTCCCCGTGTCCAATAAACAAATACCTGCTCTATAGGCCTTATACTACGGAGTACTGCTTTCTTGCCCAGTTTTTGGGCATCAGACTTTGAAAACTAGTGTTGATTTCAGACCAGAGGAAGAGAACAACTCCACCgttccttttttcccagctctttcaAATGGTGTTATGaaatttttgtctcttccctTATTCTTTCATGGTCAGACAAAGATTTACTAGAAAACCATCAATTTACCCAAGCAAGCACATTCCCTTTTCCACTGCTTAAGTCAGGACAGTTATTGCTCTCCACAGGGTTCATAACTAGAATCAGACTGGCCATGGGGCAGAAAGCTGGGCCTGTGTGAGAGCCCAGCAAGCACAGACCCCTGCTTTCCATGCTAAGATGGCTCATGCTCCTCCTTTCTCAAAGCATTTTCACCTCTTTCTCCTTGTCATAGTATATCCTATTGTTTGTCCAGCGCAAACACAGTTAAGATCTAAATCTCAGAATGAAACCATCAGCCTTGCATTCTAGTTTGCCTACAACAGACATATTTGATTGCAATTTCCATCATCTGCTGTGCTgtctgcaaaaaataaatttacattcTGTCATCAAAATAATGTTGTCCGATAAATTTGTCTAATTCTTAAACAATGCCATTGCTTTGACCTTAACAGGGGTAATTTTGTGTGTTGGCTTCACAGAAGCACACAGTCCTCAGCTGGTGCCAGGGAGTGCTGAGTGTGCCTCAGCACTCAGCACTCTGAATGTGTGGAGTTTGATTGCTGGAGTGCAGTGTTTTAGCAAACATCCCCGAGGCCCGTATCTGTTCCCATAAACAGCAGGAGCTCAGAGGAGATGGCTTGTGCTCCTTTTCACCTGCTGCTTATCTCCACACACCGAAATACCTGAGAATCGTGGCTGTATTCGTCGGCAGACAAGGAGCTGTGATTTGGCTGAGTCAGGAGTGACTGTAATACCATAAACAGAAGTGATGTTTCCAGGAAAGTAAGGTACCAATTTTTTGCTGAAGAGTAAGGGTCAAATTCTCCCAACACTAAAATGTCCTTCTTATTTATTCAGTGAAAATTGAATCTTGCTACCTAGAATGTATGGTTTTCTTTTACATTCCAAAAGAGTATGTCTAAACTGTCTTGTGTCAAAGGAGTGACATTATGGGAACAAGTTTCTCCACCtactttttatttggtttggtggGGGATTggtgtttggggggggttgggtttTGTTAGTTTAGTTTAGTTCCGTTTAGTTTtgggttggggatttttgtggagtttttttggttggttggttagttTGGTCTGGTTGGGTTTGCCTGTTGATGCTTTTAGCCTGAGACCTACAGCATACAGAAAGGTAAAATCCCTGGCAGGTGCATACCTGGAAAGCAGTTGGGTGCATAAGCAGGCAGACTTATATCCCTAGCTTTAATAGAGTAAACCCTACTTTGTCTCTTCATTTCTTCACTTGAGCCTTTTGCaaatatctgcattttctttatcCTCAATGCTGACAACagatgctttaatttctttctttccttttactttGGCTTAGGTCTCGAATGTCTTCAAGTTCTTCTGGTAAGAAGACATTCTTTACTGAAGGACGCAGCAAACATATGAGGTGAGGTTTGAGTCTATGAGATGTCCAGGTCCCCAGTACTTCCCTTGACATGAGCTGCAAGATGCAGGTGGCCGAGATGATACTCCTGGACAAGAAGAGGGAGATATTTCTTCCATTGCTTGGCAAGAAGCCTTTCCAGCAAGCAGAAGGATGCAGGAGGGCACCTGAACCCCAAGAGCCCTGCAGAATTTGTCTGCCTCTCTCAGCTTGTGTGTCACTGATAAACACACAGGCTCACAGCCACACATCTGGATGAGGAAGAGTCCATACCATTTAAAGTCCAACAGCTGTGTTCCAAAATCACTTCTGAGCTACCTTAGCCAGTGACTAAACTACCTGTGACAGCAGCCAGAACGAGATGCAATTATTACTGAAGACTCCCCTTAATCCCAGTTTTGTTCCTTTGCCACAGTCCTCACCAGAGTATTTCAGCATGACCTTTAGTCCTCCTGGAGCTACTCAGGTAACAAATGCCATTTCCCCTCGGCACACCCACAGCCAGCCTGAATGGGCACAGACaatgagaatttcttcctcctgaGGTACCTGCGCTCTTAAACGTCCCCGGAGCGCTTCCACTAGCTCAGCTCACTTGAGGGAGGATAACCATCCTGGCAGACCTGAGCAGCATGTCCAGGAGACAGGGTTACCCAAACCAGGCCATCACAGCTTCAGGTTTGACAAGACTTGTGCACGCATCACACAAAACAGTTCATGCAGATATTCCGTGGAGGCTGCAGAATGTGCAGAGAGATTTTAGTCGGGGGGGAGCAGCACTAGAACAACCGGACATGCTGTTTGCAGACAAACAAACCCAAGTGAGCAAACACAAAGAGGCAGAAGCTGCTTGTGAAGTTCAGCAAGGAACCATTTCAGACCAAGTTCATCCCAAAACTAAGGTGCAGTTTCAGGGCAGTTACCATGAATTCTTGCTTTGTGGTTCTGGCTTTTTGTATAAAAGACTTTATGTTCTCTCTTCTTACCCTCTAAAGTCCAGGGACTAAGGTGGCCCCCTCAGTGTTGGTGAGCAGGTTTCAAAACCTGTGTTTTGAATTCACTGGACTCAAAAGCGTGGATGCTCTGTACCTGCTGTTGCAGTAAGATTCACTTTGCCTGATGGCATTCTACCTCCTATGCAAATATTGTTAGTTACGTAAAACTTGGGGTCTACGTGTTCGTATACTGCGTTAAAACCACATCtgtaaggaggaagaaaggcatGAAGATTCTCTTCCCCATTCTGTAGCCAAGGAACCCAAGAAATACATGCTAAATTCAATGACTTATTACTTGTTTCCCAGGAAGTTCTCACTTTTATCAGCAATGTAAGTCCAAATACAGACTCCAGGTAAATTGGTcagaaaaatgtacatttatttcttcagcttctACTCTTCATGGTGCTGTGGTTAGACCAAGTAACCTACAACACTGGCAGGAACAGCCTTTGCCACAAGTACAGTATAGAAGTAAACAGCAAAGGATGGGTTCAGCACCAGCAGTTAGTTCCCAGAAGATCAGGAACGGCTTGGCTGCTGCATGCCCACCATGTCTGCATCACCTTAAGGGACATTGCTGTCGCAGGTGTTGGAGGAAAAACTGTCTGAGCATCTGAGACGGAAAGGTGaaggcagtgacacagctgTGTGCCAGGCAGAAAGTGAAAATTGTGTCTTCCTACGCTGCAAGGAGATCCTACATGCtagcagaagagcacaaaggACAGTTTTCACCTGAAACACACACTAATGTATTGCAgatatactgaaaatatttatcatttctAACAGCTTCTCAAAAATAAGTCAGTTTAGACTGTTTGAACGTTGCCCCTGTTGCACGTAATAGCAGGAGACTAGTGAAAAAATAGATTTACATAAGGCATATTTCGCTTTCAGAACTGACTGCTCTTTAACTTGGAACTGGTAAGTAGTCACCAgtaggaaaaacattaaaactgcattttcaaagtgGTAAAAATTGTGATTCAAAAGCTACAGTGCCAGgtagggaaaaaggaaagatatgGAACAGCAATAATACTTTAAGTCATCAGGCCTGTACATTGAGTGATGTTCTCTACAAATTACTTCTAAAGGGGAAAGGattaattttaagagaaaaatcttaatCTAAAACCACATACCACAGATtcaaggatttttctttcctaaaaattaacaaccttttctgttgttaattATTAAACCAATTTTTGGCccaaacactgaaatataaTATCCATTATTTGCCTTGTGGTGTTTGTAACTGACATTAAATTCTACCAGTAGGGAAGAAAATTGGGAATGAGTCATGCTGCCAGACACAAGATAAGCCCACTTCTTTTTAGTTTCAGTATCCTTAAAACACAGCTAAGGGTAACTTCTCATTCTTAGCCACAGAGTACTGTGGAAAAGTCAATGCAACCATAACCATACTACAGGGGTGACTAAACATTCCAATGGACAATCCGCTTTTCAGCCACCTGCTTCCTCATCTCTAGTAGGGCGCAGGTCCAGTGTCCGTGTGTTTCTCATAACTCACAGAGATTACAGAGGAGATCTTCAAATAGAGGCTTTTCTGGATGAAGCAGTGCATAGACAAATGAAACATGGGGAAAGATGTCCCTTCTTTTCTGAACTCCTGTCTTCTCCTTTTTGCCTGTTCATTAGAAATGTTGTTGCAATTCGGTCGCTGGGATAATTTTTACAGGAGTTGTTACACTGCGCTTAAAGAAAGACAAACCCCATCCCACCGAGGTGGATCATTCGTAATTCAGGTACTGTTTTAAGCTGTTGAAGATGAATTGGGAAGAGATTTTCTAGGTAGTGGGTTTCAATTTTTCTGAGAAAGCCAGCACACAGAGGAAGAGATGACAGGGCATCTCTAAACCACTCAGTGCAAAAGACTATTCCAGAATGTGCTGAGACCAACAATCCTTGGGTCACCCGTAGGCCAGGGACTGAAGTGACAGGGCAGGGCTCCTCACAAAGGGACCTGGAAGGAGGGCAAGAGAAGGCAGTGTTAGCTGGAACTCAAGACAAGCTGGATGTAAGGAGAACATCCCCCCTGCGTGTGGGATGAGCTTATGCCACAGCACCAAACATACTCACATGAGCCCGCAGGGTTAAATGATGtagagacataaaaaaaaaaaaagggcatgaATTAAAGAGATGGAAGAATTAGGTCTATTTTCTCCTGCTACGAACAGAAGAATGTTTCCAGTTCCagagagaatttaaaataacaagtgACACTAAGCACAGAGGATTGGAAGATCACCTTGGTTAGTCTCCATTGAAAAGActtggctgcaggagggatttTGCATTGGAACTCTCCCCAGACTGGggaaacaaaagaagagaagaaatgattcctgaggaaagaaaaaggcaaaatctcTTGGAGAGACATCAGCGTGAGTTCATTACAACTCTAGGTCATTCATCCCTTGGGGACAGCAACATCCATCCACGGTGCAGGATTTAAGCTTTGATGGCAACGCTGACAAAATTGCTGCCCCTTCCTGTTGCTGCTTCTGACTTCAAAGAATGAGAAATGGGCCAAATGTGCCCAAGACAGGCAGAGACAGTGAGACAGAACCAGCCAGTTAGctggaaaagaggcaaaaagcaAGTCCTCAAGTCTCTCCTTTTCATCATTTCCCCTGGTCTTGTTGGACCAGTCTGCTTTGAAGTAGGGAACTCTGTTAGCAACCCCAAGCAAAAGAGTGAAGCTACTCAGTCGAAgatctttttcctccctcccttcagcCATGCAGAACACAGAGAGATGCGGCTGTCACTTGACACATAGGAACAGTTTCCCATGGGATTCCTCAGTTTGGAGCCTTTCTGAAATTTGCTGCGCTTGCCTTGGTGCTTTGGGGTCGTGCTGCGAAGCAAAGGCAGAAGGCCGATTCCAGGCAGAGAAAGCAAGGGTTTGCCCCGTGCCGGTCCGTGCCGTGCCCGGGCAGCGCCCCGggagccgccccgcccgcgctgtgcccgcagccccggctTTGTGCCGCTCGTTCCCGCGCGGGGCCGAGCGCAGCGCCCCCCTCAGGCCGCGCGCCGCCGCTGCAGCTGCGGCCGTTGCGCTGCGGCCGTTGCGGCGCCAGTGGGCGACAGGCGCGATGGCCGAGCTGCCGCTGCCCGCCGGGCTCGATGCCAGCACCTTCCCCGCCAAGCTGTGGCGCCTGGCGAACAGCCCCCGCGTCCGCTCCGTGCGCTGGGACACCCAGGGCCGGGGGCTGCTCATCGACCGCGCCCTctttgagcaggagctgctcagcccgCCCGGCGCCGACGGGGCgggcagagagagaggggcGGCGGTCCCGGACTCCTTCAAAGCCACGCACTTCGGCAGCGTCGTGCGGCAGCTCAATCTGTACGGCTTCCAAAAAGTGCTGGGTTGCTTTGGCGCGGCTGTGCCGGGCGATGCTGGGCCCATCGTGCACTTCCAGAATCCCAACTTCCGCCGCGACCGCCCCGACCTCCTCCTGCGCATCAAGCGCCTGACCAGGGCCAACAGGCAGCGGCTGGCAGCCGGGCTGGAGGTGCGCGGCCGCCAGCGCAGCCGCTTCCAGCAGCTCAACACGGAGCGGCCGCTGCTGGACTTCCTCGCCGGGCACCCCCCCAGCGCCGGTGAGACGGGGTGGGAGCTGCGGGCGCGGGGGGTGGCGTGGGCTTTGGCCGCgggccctgcccgtgctggggccgctcagcgcggctgccccgggcggcacaggggctgtccttgggcaaagcagctgtgccggcagggcccggcagcggtgccggctgtgccgcgctgccgggggctgcgggacggtcccgccggggctgcgctcGCCACAGCCTGGCCCGTTCGGCCTgcagctggcccagccctgagctgtggctggctctgctccttgcccgggCCTGGGGTTGCTTGGGGAGCTCTCCGTGGGGGTGTGGAAGCCGAGGGCTCGGTTGTGGTCCcgcccagctgcagggagcctcCTGTCCCtttggagcagagggaaagacCCGGCAGTTGGGTTTCTGGCAGTTGCCTCCTGCCAAGGAATTGCAGTGGGACGGTTTTCCCAGACGGTTGAACGAGTAGGGGAGAGCTAAGTAGCCAAGAAATTGGTTGTTGAATAGCCCGGGaacatgtttgttttgttttgtttttttttttcttctttgtaatcCTGCTTGGGAGGATGGgagcttttctcttccctgataGAAGTACAGTTGCTGCCAGGGGAAGCATACCTGAGAACCAGTACTGACCTAGTCTTCCCTTtgcctcctttcctcttccctgcctcCTACACAGCTCCCTCATACCAGCACCTCGGTGCTGTCTCACCCGAGGGTTTAGAGCTGCCTCCCAGACCTCCCAAGGCAAGCCCAGGGGCTCAGGAGTCTGACACTTCTCCACCACCTCCCAAGAGAATGTTTACCACCTCTGGACTTCCTGGGGTCTCATCAGAGGAACCAGGCACATGGAAGTTTCCACTCAAGCGTGAGCTCATCATTCCACTGGTTCGCATGGACCTTAAACGCCACCCTGAGCTCATGGTTCCACTGGTTCCTGTAGACCGTCAGAGAACTTCCGTGGCCCTTCCACAGAAGCGCAGCTGCACATCTTCAGAGCAGCACACCCCAGCCTACAGCCCATCAGGTAGGGAGAGAGTTTGTACCCTTGCTTTTCAAACAGGTCCTGGAAAGTGACCGTTTGAAGTCTTTTTGCACAGTGCTCTGTCATGGGTAGATCTCAAGTGAGAATCAGGTAGAAAGTGTCAAGTGTACGGGGAAGCAGgaccatgaaaacaaaaccaatctcTGTCTGCTTTTGCTGTCCTTCCTCCAGATTTGGAGGGTGTTCTGGCCGTtttccaggcagcctctctgtAGGGATGAAAGGGAGAGGCAAAAAACATTGGTCCACAAGCGGTCAGTGTCAGGTGCACCCCCATCTTCCTTGGAATGAAGCCCAACTAGGATGCTGACAGGATATTGCAGAGTTTGCAGATTGTCTCTCCTGCAAAGAAGGCTATTAAATTTCAAggagctctgtgtgtccccagaactgctgcagctgcagaatacGGCCTCACCCACAAGGTTGCTTTTTACAATACAGTCACAGTTGAATTTTAGCATGTGTGTCTGCAGATCTGGGCTCTTCCTGGGTGCATCCACTTTCTGTGGTCTGTTGGGATGAGAAACTCAGAAGCAGCCACATCCAGAAGCTGCTGGGGAGATAGAAAAGGCTGAGATTACAAAGTCTTTGTGTGTAGATCAGTTTTACAATCCATCCTTTAATGTACATACCTATCATCAATTAGAAGAAACACTGTTTGAGAGGAAGAAATCAGTCTTCCAATCCCCTGGGAAGTTGGAATACATTTCTGGCATTGAGTTTGCTGTGTGCTTCCTGTGATGTTTGCTGCAAGGCAGCAATAGAGCTCTGTGTCCCAAAGCCACATTCTGGAGCCTGACCAATGTGTTTGGATTCCTGCAGCCACACCGGGCAGCTCAGCCCCCAGTGCTccacctggcagtgctggttggGCAGCATGGACGGCCTCCAGCTGGGCTTGGAATAGTCCTGGGCAAGAGGAATTGCCACCCCTGGATCTCGACCTTGTTCTTGAGACACTGGAGGAGATGCTGTCACCATCCCTGCCTGAAAGgtctccctgtgctcaggtaACTCCATTGGGTGGGAATGAaaggggctgggctgagagcTGTGAATGTTGTTGCATGGCTGAGAAGCAAAGGCTTCTTGGATTAAGCTTTGAATGGACAAGGAAGGATTTGCTTGGTCAAGCAAGCTTCCAAAAGAAGAGGGATGAGAAAGTTTCCCTCCCCCCTTAGTGAGGATGAGAGGCGTGAGCCTGTGTTGGCCAGGTTTGGGTGCTCCTTTTGCTGGGAAGAATCCCTGGTGCAGGGGCCTTTGTGGTGATGCTCTTTAGGTTCTAAGAGGCTCTGTGTgatgggaaagaagagaagagtgTGGGGAGAATTGCCACGGAAGGCAAAGTGTCCCCTGCAGGGAGGGGCATGCAAGAGGTGCCTCTGTTAGAGCAGCAGACGTGGGCTCTGCCTGTTTTGGGTGGGAAGGCCAAGGCAAAgcaagggctgggctgcagctgcagctgctgctgctgctgtgtgagccGTGCCGAGCGTGCAGGCGCTGCCAGAGCCGTGCTtggggatgggctggagctgcagctttctggTCCTCTCAGTAGCCTGGTGCCTCCATTCCAGTTTCTATCTGGCAAATCCTCAGCTGGGCAAACTTGCCAGTCTTGCTCTCCGTGTTCCAGAGCTCAGGCACCTTCCTCTTGGGCATCTCTGTGGGAAGAGATGTGTGCTCCCATGCAGtccctgcaaagctgcagctggatgAGACTGTTCTGCTGttgtgctcagggctgtggagggaggggcacatccctgtgccaggagctggcaggactCCTTCCTTAGTGCCCACTGCATGTGTTCAGTGTCAACTTTGTCAGCTCTGGCAGCTTTTGGACTGTGTTTGAGAAGTCAATCTTCTCCACTGTTGAAGGCCTTTGGGGCCCAGACTTTGTTAGGAACAAGGGATGAAAGTGTGTGAGCAGTGGAGCTTTTAGGGGGCAGAAGTGTTGGTTTTGAGGCCCCATGACTTGTGTGATTGGTGAGCAGGACAATGATGATGCTGGACATGAAAGGGTTAAGGACTCCTTGAAGCCCAGGGGCTTCTTCTGTGTGGAAGAGCAGTTCAGTCAGGGACCATGAGTCCTTGTGTTTGCCAGATTCCCTCTTTGACTgaggaatccccttcctcttaACCCTTGCCTCTTCCCAGCCTTGCCTGGAGCGTTCAGTTCCTGTGTTGGCACTGGCCTTTTTGCGTATTATTAGACAACTTTGCCaaagaatttctctgttttgtttaatatgcagacccactgcctgctgcagatACATTagccaggaagggcagagtCAAGGTGGCgagtgggattttttgggatcccAATATCTCATTGCCAAGTGTGATGAGCTTTCGTCTTCTGTAAACTCAGACACAGCAGTTTTcaagagcattttcttcttcaagagaagaaaatgtggcaGGCTCTGATCTACTGTGTCCCTGCAGAAAACAGTAAGTgatctttgggtttctttctttctggttttcttttcaggtCAATCTTAGTGTTGCCCCTGAGTCTTCAGGAGGGGAGGCCGggaacagggctgcagcagagggagcttTGCCTGGCGCCATGAGCTGCAGAAAGAGTTCCCTGGAGCCCGAGGAGCCTGGTAAGGAGAGAGCCCACACTGCTTTAGAGAGCTCTGAGgcggctgctctgagcctgcctctggcaggaagggagatgagAAGAGTTGAGTTCTTGTCTGCAGGGTTGGTGCTCCCTGGTGCCTTTCATTCAAATCCTGCCCTCCACGCTTCTCCAGAGGCACTGACACcgagtgctgtgctgtggccagAGAGCCGTGAATAACCCTGACCCTGTGGGAGTTGTGTCACCAACCCGGGTGTCCCAATTTTGAGCTGAAGTCCGTGGATGAGTTTGCTGCAAGGTGACAGTGCTCTGGAGGCAACACTGAGTGACTCTTGAAGCAAGAGagcaaaaccccagcaaaaagTCAATGTAGAAGTCTGAGCTTTTTGTCTCAGCACATTAAATCAATGTAGGACCAATCTGCTGGTAGCCCTAGTGAGCCACGTTAAAAATACAAGCAGCAGAAGGTCAGAGGCCAAACAAATCATAAACCACAAGGATTTatgatttggaaaggaaaaacttaaCTTACCCGAAAGTAGCGAGAACtaacaggagagagagagcacCTTGGATC
This genomic stretch from Corvus hawaiiensis isolate bCorHaw1 chromosome Z, bCorHaw1.pri.cur, whole genome shotgun sequence harbors:
- the LOC125319682 gene encoding heat shock factor protein 5-like — encoded protein: MAELPLPAGLDASTFPAKLWRLANSPRVRSVRWDTQGRGLLIDRALFEQELLSPPGADGAGRERGAAVPDSFKATHFGSVVRQLNLYGFQKVLGCFGAAVPGDAGPIVHFQNPNFRRDRPDLLLRIKRLTRANRQRLAAGLEVRGRQRSRFQQLNTERPLLDFLAGHPPSAAPSYQHLGAVSPEGLELPPRPPKASPGAQESDTSPPPPKRMFTTSGLPGVSSEEPGTWKFPLKRELIIPLVRMDLKRHPELMVPLVPVDRQRTSVALPQKRSCTSSEQHTPAYSPSATPGSSAPSAPPGSAGWAAWTASSWAWNSPGQEELPPLDLDLVLETLEEMLSPSLPERSPCAQVNLSVAPESSGGEAGNRAAAEGALPGAMSCRKSSLEPEEPDIHLIYLSRRAALRGRKGPRESL